A region from the Lycium barbarum isolate Lr01 chromosome 8, ASM1917538v2, whole genome shotgun sequence genome encodes:
- the LOC132608301 gene encoding uncharacterized protein LOC132608301, with amino-acid sequence MDSVSSFVLTSQKSVKNYFTKVPKSSLDSHDLLHGIVCLNPIDSFSSFDLRKIMRMTEHYPDDFDEFSMGVLENQLASYIIDVRDLDERFSDLKGLCDLSKRLVQTKKHSNYPLVFLLVKLALLLPVATASVERTFSAMKFIKNDLRSRMNESYFSGCLVPYVEKDVFNRISNDVIIKTFQGMKPRRVQL; translated from the exons ATGGACAGTGTATCTTCATTTGTTCTAACG TCTCAAAAGTCAGTGAAGAATTATTTTACCAAAGTTCCAAAATCAAGTTTGGACTCTCATGATTTGCTTCATGGAATTGTTTGTTTAAATCCAATTGACTCATTTTCTAGTTTTGATCTCAGGAAAATAATGAGAATGACTGAACATTATCCTgatgactttgatgaatttagTATGGGGGTTCTTGAGAATCAACTTGCGAGTTACATTATTGATGTTCGTGATCTTGATGAAAGGTTCTCCGATCTAAAAGGACTTTGTGATCTTTCAAAAAGATTAGTTCAGACAAAGAAGCATTCAAACTACCCTCTTGTATTCCTCTTAGTGAAACTTGCCTTGCTCTTGCCAGTTGCCACTGCATCCGTTGAAAGAACTTTTTCGGCAATGAAGTTTATCAAGAATGACTTGCGGAGTCGAATGAATGAGAGTTATTTTAGTGGTTGCTTGGTGCCTTATGTAGAAAAAGATGTGTTTAATAGGAtctctaatgatgttattataaaAACATTTCAAGGAATGAAACCTCGTCGTGTACAGTTGTAG